The following proteins are encoded in a genomic region of Ornithodoros turicata isolate Travis chromosome 6, ASM3712646v1, whole genome shotgun sequence:
- the LOC135397806 gene encoding uncharacterized protein LOC135397806 isoform X1, whose amino-acid sequence MKLLLCCGGRKAVVSGDSIATVENAIGPAAAALSIPEEELRRNHLMIYDGDFDTYEETALSALVKDKDRIVFEDGESEGIVVQDIVNLAAVPRTSKPRTDDCVFPPVPVDIQKATANHQRGNIFEARSRVVSWLYFDQCNYTRVPEATVLQSRRNRTHFSGGHEISLMGGGTVLWRHDSPSNY is encoded by the exons ATGAAGTTGTTGTTATGTTGCGGCGGACGGAAGGCGGTAGTATCCGGTGACAGCATCGCCACCGTCGAAAACGCAATTGGTCCTGCAGCTGCGGCACTAAGTATACCAGAAGAGGAATTAAGGCGCAATCATTTGATG ATCTACGACGGTGACTTCGACACCTACGAGGAAACTGCGCTGTCGGCCCTCGTCAAGGATAAGGACAGAATCGTATTCGAAGACGGCGAGTCAGAAGGCATAGT GGTGCAAGACATTGTGAACCTTGCTGCTGTGCCGAGAACGTCAAAACCTCGTACAGATGATTGCGTGTTCCCACCCGTTCCTGTTGACATTCAGAAGGCAACTGCCAATCACCAACGGGGAAACATATTCGAGGCCCGATCAAGGGTCGTATCCTGGCTCTATTTCGACCAGTGTAACTACACAAGGGTACCAGAGGCAACAGTGTTACAGAGCAGGAGAAACAGGACTCATTTCAGTGGTGGGCACGAGATTTCTTTAATGGGCGGGGGCACTGTCTTATGGCGACATGACTCTCCATCCAATTATTGA
- the LOC135397806 gene encoding uncharacterized protein LOC135397806 isoform X2 gives MKLLLCCGGRKAVVSGDSIATVENAIGPAAAALSIPEEELRRNHLMIYDGDFDTYEETALSALVKDKDRIVFEDGESEGIVVQDIVNLAAVPRTSKPRTDDCVFPPVPVDIQKATANHQRGNIFEARSRVVSWLYFDQCNYTRVPEATVLQSRRNRTHFSGFQTSSTKQ, from the exons ATGAAGTTGTTGTTATGTTGCGGCGGACGGAAGGCGGTAGTATCCGGTGACAGCATCGCCACCGTCGAAAACGCAATTGGTCCTGCAGCTGCGGCACTAAGTATACCAGAAGAGGAATTAAGGCGCAATCATTTGATG ATCTACGACGGTGACTTCGACACCTACGAGGAAACTGCGCTGTCGGCCCTCGTCAAGGATAAGGACAGAATCGTATTCGAAGACGGCGAGTCAGAAGGCATAGT GGTGCAAGACATTGTGAACCTTGCTGCTGTGCCGAGAACGTCAAAACCTCGTACAGATGATTGCGTGTTCCCACCCGTTCCTGTTGACATTCAGAAGGCAACTGCCAATCACCAACGGGGAAACATATTCGAGGCCCGATCAAGGGTCGTATCCTGGCTCTATTTCGACCAGTGTAACTACACAAGGGTACCAGAGGCAACAGTGTTACAGAGCAGGAGAAACAGGACTCATTTCAGTG gtttccAGACAAGCTCTACGAAACAGTAA